Proteins encoded within one genomic window of Numenius arquata chromosome 12, bNumArq3.hap1.1, whole genome shotgun sequence:
- the XRCC2 gene encoding DNA repair protein XRCC2: MGDALRRAESGTQLLARLEGRSSLKNLEPYLFAEEGFPVHGDVIEFHGAEGTGKTEMLYHLIARCIIPKSGGGLEVEVMFIDTDYHFDMLRLVTILENRLVQRTEEMIKQCLGRLFLVNCNSSTQLLLTLYSLENMFCTHPSLCLLILDSLSAFYWIDRSNGGESLNLQEMNLKKCANFLEKLVREHHLVLFATTQTLMQKSTNSAESFFPSKLQPEADTDYRPYLCKSWQQMVTHRIFFSKQCSSGNSKGFTVISCHLKRNHVVKRSFSVAECGVQF; this comes from the exons ctacTTGCTCGACTTGAGGGCAGAAGTTCTCTGAAGAATCTTGAACCTTATCTGTTTGCTGAAGAAGGATTTCCTGTTCATG GAGATGTCATTGAATTCCACGGTgcagaaggaacaggaaaaacagaaatgctttATCACCTAATAGCCCGCTGCATCATCCCAAAATCAGGGGGAGGACTGGAAGTAGAAGTTATGTTCATTGATACGGACTACCATTTTGATATGCTTCGTCTCGTTACCATTCTTGAGAACAGATTGGTGCAAAGGACAGAAGAAATGATAAAGCAATGCCTGGGGAGGCTTTTTCTTGTGAACTGCAATAGTAGCACCCAGTTACTTCTCACTCTCTACTCTTTAGAAAACATGTTTTGCACTcacccctctctctgccttttgaTTTTAGATAGTCTGTCAGCTTTTTACTGGATAGACAGAAGCAATGGAGGCGAGAGTCTTAACTTGCAGGAGATGAATCTGAAGAAATGCGCCAACTTTCTTGAAAAGCTTGTGAGGGAGCATCACTTAGTCCTCTTTGCAACGACGCAGACACTTATGCAGAAATCTACAAactctgcagaaagcttttttccttcaaaactcCAGCCTGAAGCTGATACAGACTATAGACCTTATCTTTGTAAATCATGGCAACAAATGGTAACCCACAGGATATTTTTCTCTAAGCAATGCAGTTCTGGCAACAGCAAAGGTTTTACAGTCATTTCTTGCCACCTCAAAAGAAACCATGTAGTAAAACGTTCATTTAGTGTTGCAGAATGTGGAGTTCAGttttaa